A stretch of the Fusarium musae strain F31 chromosome 2, whole genome shotgun sequence genome encodes the following:
- a CDS encoding hypothetical protein (EggNog:ENOG41) — MSDASLIIVDSPVHAPGVSVIALNRPEKRNALSKAMITEFLGALSRVSADSNTQVIVVTGRGSCFSAGADIKEISTMDAEAARSCRYLEDLCHGMAAVRKPILAAVDGPALGGGFELAMMCDLIYASPRAKFVLPEVNLGLIPGAGGTQRLTSALGKFRAMKAILLGNPISSEEALSSGLVCDMFKDGQVLDKTIEAAAQLAARGSVAVQLAKEAICRGLLTYYVSYFGLKLMACS; from the exons atgtcagATGCCAGTCTCATCATTGTTGACTCTCCCGTGCACGCACCAGGGGTGTCAGTGATCGCACTCAACCGCCCAGAGAAGCGTAATGCCCTCTCGAAGGCCATGATCACCGAGTTTCTTGGAGCTCTCTCTCGAGTCTCGGCTGACTCAAACACTCAAGTCATAGTCGTAACTGGACGCGGCTCTTGCTTCTCGG CTGGTGCCGATATCAAGGAGATATCGACGATGGATGCAGAAGCAGCTAGATCTTGTCGTTACCTGGAAGATCTGTGCCATGGCATGGCTGCTGTGAGAAAGCCTATCTTGGCAGCAGTAGATGGGCCTGCA CTTGGAGGTGGTTTCGAGCTTGCCATGATG TGTGACTTGATCTATGCATCGCCACGTGCAAAGTTTGTGCTCCCCGAGGTGAATCTCGGTCTCATCCCCGGAGCGGGAGGCACCCAACGGCTCACGTCTGCCTTGGGGAAGTTCAGA GCCATGAAAGCCATCCTGCTTGGAAACCCGATCTCGAGTGAAGAAGCTTTGTCTAGTGGGCTGGTCTGCGACATGTTTAAGGATGGGCAAGTATTGGACAAGACTATCGAAGCTGCTGCGCAGCTCGCAGCTCGAGGTAGTGTTGCCGTTCAATTGGCTAAGGAAGCTATATGCCGAGGTTTGTTGACATACTATGTCTCATATTTTGGACTGAAGCTAATGGCCTGCAGCTGA
- the RPS1 gene encoding ribosomal 40S subunit protein S1B (EggNog:ENOG41): MAVGKNKRLSKGKKGLKKKTVDPFSRKDWYSIKAPNPFNVRDVGKTLVNRTTGLKNANDALKGRILEVSLADLQKDEDHSFRKVRLRVDEVQGKNCLTAFHGLDFTSDKLRSLVRKWQTLIEANVTVKTTDDYLIRLFAIAFTKRRPNQVKKTTYAASSQIRAIRRKMTDIIQREASSCTLTQLTSKLIPEVIGREIEKSTQGIYPLQNVHIRKVKLLKAPKFDLGALMALHGESGTDDQGQKVEREFKERVLEEV; the protein is encoded by the exons ATGGCGGTTGGAAA GAACAAGAGACTctccaagggcaagaagggcctcaagaagaagacggtcGACCCCTTCTCCCGAAAGGACTGGTACTCAATCAAG GCCCCTAACCCCTTCAACGTTCGAGA TGTCGGCAAGACCCTCGTGAACCGAACCACCGGTCTCAAGAACGCCAACGACGCTCTCAAGGGCCGTATCCTCGAGGTCTCCCTCGCCGATCTCCAGAAGGATGAGGACCACTCTTTCCGCAAGGTCCGCCTCCGCGTCGACGAGGTCCAGGGCAAGAACTGCTTGACTGCTTTCCACGGCCTCGACTTCACCTCCGACAAGCTCCGATCCCTGGTGCGAAAGTGGCAGACCCTCATCGAGGCCAACGTCACTGTCAAGACTACCGACGACTACCTCATCCGCCTCTTCGCCATCGCTTTCACTAAGCGACGACCCAAccaggtcaagaagaccacCTACGCTGCCTCTTCTCAGATTCGTGCCATCCGACGCAAGATGACCGACATCATCCAGCGTGAGGCCTCAAGCTGCACCCTCACCCAGCTTACCTCCAAGCTCATTCCCGAGGTCATTGGCCGCGAGATTGAGAAGTCCACCCAGGGCATCTACCCTCTCCAGAAC GTCCACATCCGAAAGGTTAAGCTGCTCAAGGCCCCCAAGTTCGATCTTGGTGCCTTGATGGCTCTGCACGGCGAGTCTGGCACTGATGACCAGGGCCAGAAGGTTGAGCGGGAGTTCAAGGAGCGTGTCCTGGAGGAGGTTTAA
- a CDS encoding hypothetical protein (EggNog:ENOG41): MPKSIDQLVAGCARGFERLEQKPRYPTIVSVTKPDEIARFKTLLSRFNRWTRNAETHSLDQALQDNTRIKLQVIRLLSHIQRLLRDAHDITVGDQVPWDQVDNDEDSQSDDEREILENPPETEMEQILTHIADAIDNLLYLIPPLRRRLINVGTTDEPSLFETFDTQHVRSKYPEIDPIVAERLGKAISARRQLLKLMQDNQSYYFHSRKIPIPELELLAEQITPEDPTHTNNKGNEVGLEISSVTSCSAEDDGRASRVPVLPQEATQGNSFRCVYCQVIINVSSKVEWK, from the coding sequence ATGCCTAAAAGCATTGATCAACTGGTGGCAGGCTGCGCCAGAGGATTTGAGCGCCTAGAACAGAAACCGAGATACCCGACTATCGTTAGCGTTACCAAACCTGATGAGATTGCGAGATTCAAGACCTTGCTCAGTCGATTCAATCGTTGGACAAGAAATGCCGAAACACACTCACTTGACCAGGCATTACAAGACAACACGCGTATCAAGCTCCAAGTCATCCGGCTTTTGAGCCATATCCAGAGATTACTTCGAGATGCCCACGATATCACAGTCGGGGATCAAGTACCTTGGGATCAGGTTGACAACGACGAGGATTCACAATCAGACGATGAGAGGGAAATACTTGAAAATCCTCCAGAAACAGAGATGGAGCAGATTCTGACTCATATAGCCGATGCGATTGACAATCTATTGTATCTCATTCCGCCATTGAGAAGACGGCTGATTAATGTCGGAACGACCGATGAGCCATCACTTTTTGAGACCTTCGATACCCAACACGTTCGTTCCAAGTATCCCGAAATAGATCCTATTGTAGCAGAGCGTCTCGGAAAGGCTATTTCAGCTAGGCGGCAACTCTTGAAGCTCATGCAAGACAATCAGAGTTACTACTTTCATAGTCGCAAAATACCTATACCAGAATTGGAACTCCTTGCGGAGCAGATTACACCGGAAGACCCGACACACACAAACAATAAAGGTAACGAGGTCGGCCTTGAGATTTCCTCTGTCACCTCATGTtcggctgaagatgatgggcGAGCAAGTCGGGTCCCTGTCCTGCCCCAAGAAGCTACACAAGGTAATTCATTCCGCTGCGTGTATTGCCAGGTCATCATAAATGTATCGTCCAAAGTTGAATGGAAGTAA
- the URG1 gene encoding Uracil-regulated protein 1 (EggNog:ENOG41), producing the protein MASDDQQSSMLEALQEIQRTQALLVNAVESLSGRSIEESGGDVGKNTVLEPGSREDDNEGGTPSVEVPAASGGKLKAPALPSPDQRQQQGFTSRIILTTYPKQIGINPLPMDWGNQDPVKRGPIVVSRAASTIRRRNGSGGSYSIYYALAVASNELNADHRPDFTNTEPAANIGPFPQWGDPKKIVAMDPWGHLAPWLFKDTIEKDNVDIRPTIAITKAHMKLPELAESVKAGRLVPDGKVCLNDQGELAVTKFAVEPVWYLPGVAERFGIDEATLRRSLFEHTGGSYPELITRGDIKVFLPPIGGLTVYCFGDPAKMSDESVRLSLRIHDECNGSDVFGSDICTCRPYLIFGIEEAVKEAQNGGSGVVIYFRKEGRALGEVTKIWGTNSGVVVYNARKRGADRASDYFKRTENIAGVKDMRFQALMPDILHWLGIKKIDRMLSMSK; encoded by the exons atggcatctGACGATCAGCAATCCAGCATGCTGGAAGCTCTACAGGAGATTCAGCGCACCCAGGCTCTTCTAGTGAACGCGGTCGAATCGCTTTCTGGTAGATCGATCGAGGAATCAGGTGGAGATGTTGGCAAGAACACCGTCCTTGAGCCAGGTTCTCGTGAAGATGACAATGAGGGCGGAACACCTTCAGTAGAAGTCCCTGCTGCCTCTGGAGGCAAATTGAAAGCTCCTGCGCTTCCCTCACCTGACCAGCGTCAACAGCAAGGATTCACATCGCGTATTATTCTGAC GACTTACCCCAAGCAGATTGGAATTAATCCTTTGCCCATGGACTGGGGAAATCAAGACCCCGTTAAGCGTGGCCCTATCGTAGTTTCAAGGGCTGCTTCTACTATTCGACGTCGTAATGGTTC TGGTGGTTCGTACTCGATCTACTATGCCCTCGCCGTTGCCAGCAACGAATTGAACGCCGACCACCG TCCCGACTTCACCAACACCGAGCCGGCCGCGAACATTGGCCCTTTCCCTCAATGGGGAGACCCCAAGAAGATTGTTGCCATGGACCCCTGGGGACATCTCGCTCCCTGGCTGTTCAAGGACACCATCGAGAAGGACAACG TCGATATTCGACCAACCATTGCCATCACCAAGGCTCATATGAAG CTTCCTGAACTTGCCGAAAGTGTCAAGGCTGGTCGACT TGTCCCCGATGGCAAGGTTTGCCTGAACGATCAGGGTGAACTGGCTGTCACCAAGTTTGCCGTTGAACCT GTCTGGTACCTCCCCGGTGTGGCGGAGCGATTCGGTATTG ACGAGGCCACTCTACGACGTTCCCTGTTTGAGCACACAGGAGGAAGTTACCCGGAG CTTATCACACGCGGAGACATCAAAGTATTCCTTCCTCCGATTGGTGGTCTCACTGTGTACTGCTTCGGAGATCCAGCCAAGATGTCGGATGAATCGGTTCGACTGTCTCTGCGAATCCACGACGAG TGCAACGGTAGCGACGTGTTCGGATCTGATATCTGCACTTGCCGTCCTTACTTGATCTTTGGTATCGAGGAAGCGGTCAAAGAGGCCCAGAATGGTGGCAGTGGTGTTGTCATCTACTTCAGAAAGGAAGGCCGTGCGTTGGGAGAGGTCACCAAG ATCTGGGGTACTAATTCTGGGGTAGTGGTTTACAACGCCCGTAAACGCGGAGCCGATCGCGCATCAGACTATTTCAAGAGGACCGAGAACATTGCAGGTGTCAAAGACATGCGATTCCAGGCTCTCATGCCGGATATCCTGCACTGGCTGGgcatcaagaagattgacAGGATGCTTAGCATGAGCAAGTGA
- a CDS encoding hypothetical protein (EggNog:ENOG41) — protein MRQPKDRMFRSRDREVKRLIYHTKQHQLLRNKIRYLRLHASMAHHGLRLMIQIDSLRFSPSYPQSTYSQPNGSRLAIQSQLNAWSTTPTSNSSRSYSHLSTPSAGEDTASEDDATRFKRRRTSPIWTDRRMNSLSPFSVDQTMMTRTNNQFISTNLLQIYHDVLEHNLSCWLTEVTCPYRAPGYVTSGSYAPTEWGSSWSNRIYRRTINLDHAVQTAKLTRLTRTEDQGAAKAFHLAIMAFATQWAQGSRRQQQRYSDEDERPEDILNDINEEFDRNIQRNIWEQAKRALQEVSDVESYRVATAELIFGLTQKPWTRDDESMAPENPSTLVSASPKVDLKALNAELGEIISRDGLPVFMERAARKMHALKFRFDSGRRGVTGPLTSPKNNDLLSMMNPEDRGTVGLLYWLAVMLDTVSSSMSERPVVVADADSQHDDADEDLDSTTNGRWNVPLFIQDSLEQPHMYHTVHWPCSYESAAEAVTKSAPVKVLLFRHVSYLQNILRRGGRGEKVEETIKNTTSLYRYWNMTHGAFFKELLHDYESVPARLQSWFVCISAHWNLGALMLADLIEYVDENELGEATATQSRLASKMVTRIREASARELSDLAKVSTPSHNLPNTTGPQMSHFHHAVNEATILTEPWTIILIRAFAKAAMILIHEVNDFLEFGLTTPANTDHDFQESMRRAQDCVKGLWILGKKSDMARRSADTLVTAMKKLKV, from the exons ATGCGTCAGCCCAAGGACCGAATGTTCCGGTCAAGAGACAGAGAAGTGAAGCGGCTCATATACCACACCAAGCAACACCAGCTTTTACGAAACAAGATCCGATATCTGCGGCTTCACGCGTCTATGGCTCATCACGGCCTCCGTCTCATGATCCAAATCGACTCACTCAGG TTCTCGCCCAGTTATCCGCAATCTACCTACTCACAACCGAATGGCTCACGTCTCGCAATTCAGTCACAACTCAACGCCTGGTCAACTACTCCcacatcaaactcatcaagatcttACAGTCACTTATCTACGCCGTCAGCTGGAGAGGACACAGCCAGCGAAGATGACGCGACAAGGTTTAAGCGTCGGCGCACATCGCCAATCTGGACTGATCGTCGCATGAACTCATTATCGCCATTCTCAGTTGACCAGACAATGATGAccagaaccaacaaccaatTCATTTCTACAAATCTCCTACAAATCTACCATGACGTTCTCGAACATAACCTCTCATGCTGGCTCACAGAAGTCACATGCCCCTACAGAGCTCCAGGTTATGTCACTTCGGGGAGCTATGCCCCTACAGAATGGGGATCCTCGTGGTCAAACCGTATCTATCGCCGcaccatcaacctcgaccATGCAGTTCAGACAGCCAAACTCACTCGACTAACGCGAACCGAAGACCAAGGCGCCGCTAAGGCATTTCACCTTGCTATTATGGCATTTGCAACGCAATGGGCTCAAGGCAGTCGACGCCAACAACAGCGCTactctgatgaggatgaaagaCCAGAGGATATTCTCAACGACATCAATGAGGAGTTTGATCGAAACATTCAGCGGAATATTTGGGAGCAAGCAAAGAGAGCCCTGCAGGAAGTCTCAGATGTTGAATCATATCGTGTGGCAACGGCGGAGCTAATATTTGGTCTCACGCAAAAGCCATGGACCCGTGATGATGAGTCCATGGCCCCAGAGAACCCCAGCACATTGGTCAGTGCTTCTCCAAAGGTTGACTTGAAGGCTCTGAACGCTGAGCTTGGTGAAATTATATCACGAGATGGTCTGCCGGTCTTTATGGAGAGAGCCGCACGAAAGATGCATGCTCTCAAATTCCGATTCGATTCAGGCCGCCGTGGTGTTACTGGACCTCTCACAAGTCCAAAGAACAATGATTTATTGTCAATGATGAACCCTGAAGATCGTGGTACTGTTGGGCTGCTATACTGGCTTGCAGTTATGCTTGATACTGTCTCGTCGTCAATGAGCGAGCGTccggttgttgttgctgatgcAGACAGTCAGCACGACGATGCAGATGAAGATCTTGACTCAACGACAAACGGAAGGTGGAACGTACCTTTGTTCATTCAAGACAGTCTAGAGCAACCTCACATGTATCATACAGTACACTGGCCTTGCTCTTACGAGTCTGCGGCTGAAGCCGTCACTAAATCAGCACCCGTCAAagtcctcctcttcaggcATGTTTCCTATCTGCAAAACATTCTAAGAAGAGGTGGTCGTGGTGAGAAGGTCGAAGAAACAATCAAAAACACCACCTCGCTATATCGATATTGGAATATGACGCATGGTGCATTCTTCAAAGAGTTGCTTCACGACTACGAATCCGTGCCAGCTCGTCTTCAGAGCTGGTTTGTCTGTATCTCAGCACATTGGAATCTCGGTGCCCTCATGCTCGCCGATCTTATCGAGTATGTCGACGAGAACGAGTTAGGAGAAGCAACAGCGACTCAAAGCAGATTAGCCAGTAAGATGGTCACAAGAATACGTGAAGCGAGTGCACGAGAACTATCCGATCTGGCAAAagtatcaacaccaagtcaCAACCTACCAAACACGACAGGGCCTCAGATGTCACATTTCCACCATGCAGTAAACGAAGCAACTATTCTCACAGAGCCTTGgaccatcatcctcatcagggCATTTGCTAAGGCAGCTATGATATTAATACACGAAGTGAACGATTTCTTGGAGTTTGGGCTGACTACACCGGCCAACACGGACCATGACTTTCAGGAGAGCATGCGGCGTGCACAGGATTGTGTAAAGGGGTTATGGATATTGGGCAAGAAGTCTGATATGGCGAGGAGGTCTGCAGATACCCTGGTTACCgcgatgaagaagttgaaagtATAG
- a CDS encoding hypothetical protein (EggNog:ENOG41) — protein sequence MASYIRDSRSSVRAHRRDSSSSSSSNTNSNRTRPRLLRSSATEPSITASNAISGSFAGPGSPHRATDLLNRVAVYSPSSEATTPGSVSRHAEPISICRDDREHSPSSSPGSQSVVMVDSPSGYYFSFPSFEEWNRDNQEDMNKDSDD from the exons ATGGCCTCTTACATACGAGACAGTCGCAGTTCGGTGAGAGCTCATAGGCGAgactcgtcgtcatcctcatcctcaaacaCAAACTCCAACCGCACAAGACCACGACTTCTTCGCTCTAGTGCCACGGAACCTTCAATCACTGCTTCAAATGCCATCAGTGGTTCATTCGCTGGCCCTGGCTCACCACACAGAGCAACTGATCTCCTCAACCGTGTTGCCGTCTactcgccatcttcagaaGCCACAACTCCAGGTTCAGTCTCACGCCACGCCGAGCCCATCTCAATCTGCCGTGATGACCGAGAGCACTCGCCCTCCAGCAGCCCAGGAAGCCAATCCGTCGTGATGGTCGACTCACCATCTG gttattactttagctttcCTAGCTTTGAGGAGTGGAACAGGGATAACCAAGAGGATATGAACAAGGATTCGGATGATTGA
- a CDS encoding hypothetical protein (EggNog:ENOG41~MEROPS:MER0031610): MAQDVAEFIEGHGLKETSLIGHSMGAKTSMALALRSPELVADIVSVDNAPVDVSLSRDFPKYVRAMKKIQEAGVTRQAEADKILSEYEESLPIRQFLLGNMYLPEGEKVRKFRIPLDTLGKALDNLGDFPYKNPNEVRFVKPALFVRGTQSKYVPDDVLPLIGQFFPKFRLVDIDAGHWLISEQPEAFRQAVVEFLQKSE, encoded by the exons ATGGCCCAGGATGTAGCTGAGTTCATTGAGGGTCATGGTTTGAAGGAAACAAGTCTCATTGGACACTCGAT GGGAGCCAAAACTTCAATGGCTCTTGCACTCCGCTCTCCTGAACTTGTGGCCGATATCGTCTCCGTCGATAATGCCCCCGTGGACGTCTCACTCAGCAGAGACTTCCCCAAGTATGTCCGCGCcatgaagaagatccaggAAGCCGGTGTCACACGCCAAGCCGAAGCCGACAAGATCCTCAGCGAGTATGAAGAGTCTCTTCCCATTCGGCAATTTCTTCTCGGCAACATGTACCTACCTGAGGGCGAGAAGGTGCGCAAGTTCCGCATCCCTCTTGACACTCTTGGAAAGGCACTGGACAACCTCGGAGATTTTCCTTACAAGAACCCCAATGAGGTTCGGTTTGTGAAACCTGCTCTGTTTGTTCGAGGTACCCAGAGCAAGTATGTTCCCGATGACGTGCTCCCTCTGATTGGCCAATTCTTCCCCAAGTTTCGACTTGTTGATATTGATGCTGGTCACTGGCTCATTTCAGAGCAACCTGAAGCGTTCAGACAAG CTGTCGTCGAGTTTCTCCAAAAGTCCGAGTGA
- a CDS encoding hypothetical protein (EggNog:ENOG41) encodes MVVTGPLQGHSLHKSALQLGQGDCVEPPFPTVTSAFYHHATTSPDTIALRDLSGSLKELTYGQLAKRAQELAAQLIAQGVCPDSRVPLVAKRGLDMIIGIWAILSCGAQYVPLDGGVVPDKTIRRVLEQAGGGVVLCLSSTKHRVTSQHPNQTVVVIDEINTNPVEEDLHIDLATPDSGCYVIYTSER; translated from the exons ATGGTCGTCACCGGCCCGCTGCAGGGACATTCCCTGCACAAGTCAGCTCTTCAACTTGGCCAAGGGGACTGTGTCGAGCCTCCATTCCCAACAGTCACTTCAGCATTCTATCACCATGCAACAACTTCCCCAGATACTATAGCCCTTCGTGATCTCTCGGGATCACTAAAAGAGCTGACATATGGGCAACTTGCAAAACGAGCCCAAGAGTTGGCTGCACAGCTCATTGCTCAAGGTGTCTGTCCTGACTCGCGGGTCCCCCTTGTTGCTAAAAGGGGATTGGACATGATCATTGGTATATGGGCAATCCTTTCATGCGGAGCTCAATATGTTCCTCTTGATGGAGGTGTCGTTCCCGATAAAACTATTCGTCGAGTCCTTGAGCAGGCCGGCGGTGGCGTCGTCCTTTGTCTGTCTTCGACAAAGCACCGAGTCACCTCCCAACATCCCAACCAGACTGTGGTCGTTATTGACGAAATAAACACAAACCCTGTCGAAGAAGACCTTCATATCGATCTCGCAACTCCGGATTCCGGCTGTTACGTGATATATACATCAG AGAGATAG